In a single window of the Cupriavidus basilensis genome:
- a CDS encoding efflux transporter outer membrane subunit — translation MRRTPPRPGLAPQEPQPQPYQHLRRHAARATALAAAALTALGLAACAAVGPDYRAPAIDTAASYPHADALAARATRQPAPALDTWWTGFDDPALTRIVQRALDQNLDLAAAFARVQQARAAAAEAGAQLLPQGSFSAQAAKVHQSLESPLGKIASKFPGYDRNAALYDLGAGASWEIDLFGGLRRGAEAADAEAQAAQADQLGARISVAAEAADAYFRVRGAQQRIAIAQEQVANNGKLLDLVQLRLRDGLASSREVAQAQALVAQARVTIPPLRIELQTQLNRLDVLMGAQPGTYAAELGPLPSGVAVPAISVAQGPADLLRRRPDVIAAERRLAASSARIGAATAEYYPKLSLSALLGFETLSGGKLFSAAAFQPVAAAGLRWRLFDFGRVDAEVAQAKGANAEALVNYRKAMLRATEDVENAIVTLTELESQGKELSTEIDAHERARGASEDAYKGGAVSLFEVLDEERQLLAARDQQARVHADNARAAVATFRALGGGW, via the coding sequence ATGCGCCGTACCCCGCCCCGCCCCGGACTCGCGCCTCAAGAGCCGCAGCCGCAGCCGTACCAGCACCTGCGCCGGCACGCGGCGCGGGCCACCGCGCTCGCCGCGGCAGCGCTGACGGCGCTTGGCCTGGCGGCTTGCGCCGCGGTAGGCCCGGACTACAGGGCGCCCGCGATCGACACCGCGGCCAGCTACCCGCATGCCGATGCGCTGGCCGCACGCGCCACGCGCCAGCCTGCGCCTGCGCTGGATACCTGGTGGACGGGATTCGACGATCCCGCGCTTACGCGCATCGTCCAGCGCGCGCTGGACCAGAACCTGGACCTGGCCGCCGCGTTTGCCCGCGTGCAGCAGGCACGGGCCGCCGCCGCCGAGGCCGGTGCGCAACTGCTGCCCCAAGGCAGTTTTTCGGCGCAGGCGGCCAAGGTGCATCAGTCGCTGGAAAGCCCGCTAGGCAAGATCGCGAGCAAGTTCCCTGGCTACGACCGCAATGCCGCGCTATACGATTTGGGCGCGGGGGCGAGCTGGGAGATCGACCTGTTCGGCGGCCTGCGGCGTGGCGCAGAGGCGGCCGACGCCGAGGCGCAGGCCGCGCAGGCCGACCAGCTCGGCGCGCGCATCTCGGTGGCGGCCGAGGCCGCCGATGCCTACTTCCGCGTGCGCGGCGCGCAGCAGCGCATTGCCATTGCGCAGGAGCAGGTGGCGAACAACGGCAAGCTGCTGGACCTGGTGCAATTGCGCTTGCGCGACGGGCTTGCATCGAGCCGCGAGGTAGCCCAGGCGCAAGCGCTGGTGGCGCAGGCGCGCGTCACCATTCCACCGCTGCGCATCGAGCTGCAAACCCAGTTGAACCGGCTCGATGTGCTGATGGGCGCGCAGCCGGGCACCTACGCGGCCGAGCTTGGCCCCCTGCCGAGCGGCGTGGCCGTGCCGGCCATCTCCGTGGCCCAGGGTCCCGCCGACCTGCTGCGCCGCCGCCCCGACGTGATCGCGGCCGAGCGCAGGCTGGCCGCCAGCAGCGCGCGCATCGGCGCGGCCACCGCCGAGTACTACCCCAAGCTGTCCTTGTCCGCGCTGCTCGGCTTTGAGACCCTGAGCGGCGGCAAGCTGTTTTCCGCTGCCGCGTTCCAGCCGGTGGCGGCAGCGGGCTTGCGCTGGCGCCTGTTCGATTTCGGCCGCGTGGATGCCGAGGTGGCGCAGGCCAAAGGCGCCAACGCCGAGGCACTGGTCAACTACCGCAAGGCCATGCTGCGCGCCACCGAAGACGTGGAGAACGCCATCGTCACGCTGACCGAGCTGGAATCGCAAGGCAAGGAGCTGAGCACCGAGATCGACGCCCACGAACGCGCGCGCGGCGCTTCCGAAGATGCGTACAAGGGCGGGGCCGTCAGCCTGTTCGAGGTGTTGGATGAGGAGCGCCAGTTGCTGGCCGCGCGCGACCAGCAGGCCCGCGTGCACGCCGACAACGCGCGCGCCGCGGTGGCGACGTTCCGCGCGCTGGGCGGTGGGTGGTGA